One segment of Pseudomonadota bacterium DNA contains the following:
- the rpsP gene encoding 30S ribosomal protein S16, whose amino-acid sequence MVTIRLSRGGAKKRPFYHIVVADSRCPRDGRYIERLGFFNPQASGEEESLRLDKDRIDYWLSQGAQASERVAKLLKKAS is encoded by the coding sequence ATGGTCACCATTCGCTTATCTCGCGGGGGCGCAAAGAAGCGGCCCTTTTATCACATTGTGGTTGCTGATAGTCGATGCCCCCGTGACGGGCGTTACATCGAGCGTCTTGGTTTCTTTAATCCCCAGGCATCTGGTGAGGAAGAGTCCCTGCGTTTGGATAAGGACCGCATCGATTATTGGTTGAGTCAAGGTGCTCAGGCGAGCGAGCGTGTCGCCAAGCTGCTGAAGAAGGCAAGCTGA
- the rimM gene encoding ribosome maturation factor RimM (Essential for efficient processing of 16S rRNA) has protein sequence MVSSTLERRVVDRAVPQVDPDRLIVMGRITGLFGVRGWVKVYSHTRPPEGLFDHSQWQVRRGSEWLQFKLDSAQVHGKAFIAKLEGVDSRDAAADLTGSDIAVPRSALPPSDDSGYFWADLVGCRVATVDGVELGEVSNMMETGANDVMIVHGARERLIPFVRPDVIKDVDLARGVITVDWDPEF, from the coding sequence GTGGTTTCGAGCACGTTAGAGCGCCGTGTGGTGGATCGGGCTGTGCCCCAGGTCGATCCGGATCGGCTGATCGTAATGGGCAGAATCACCGGTTTGTTTGGCGTCCGGGGTTGGGTCAAAGTCTATTCCCACACGCGTCCGCCCGAGGGCCTGTTTGATCATTCGCAGTGGCAAGTCCGGCGTGGTTCGGAGTGGCTCCAATTTAAGTTGGATTCGGCCCAGGTCCATGGCAAGGCATTCATTGCCAAGCTGGAAGGTGTGGACTCGCGAGATGCGGCGGCCGACTTGACGGGTTCGGATATCGCTGTACCCCGATCTGCGTTACCGCCGTCTGATGACAGCGGCTATTTTTGGGCGGATCTGGTGGGATGCCGGGTCGCCACGGTCGACGGCGTCGAACTCGGTGAGGTTTCCAATATGATGGAAACCGGTGCCAACGATGTGATGATTGTGCACGGGGCGCGAGAGCGGTTAATTCCTTTTGTGCGACCGGATGTGATCAAAGACGTGGATTTGGCACGCGGTGTGATCACGGTGGATTGGGATCCGGAGTTTTGA
- the trmD gene encoding tRNA (guanosine(37)-N1)-methyltransferase TrmD gives MQFDVVTLFPEMVDTISRMGVVGRAVSDGLIGVRCWNPRDYTQDLHRTVDDRPYGGGPGMVLKVEPLRAAIDAAVLQAPEGSPVIYLSPQGDRLTQEMAEELAALPGLVLIAGRYEGIDQRVIDSMVDREVSVGDYVLSGGELPAMVVVDSVARLIPGVLGDTESAKRDSFSEGLLDFPHYTRPDVLDVGAVPDVLLSGDHARIERWRLKQALGRTWLRRPDLLQSIQLDAQQRMLLDEFVTEFEQNQCRDGNEGNGDD, from the coding sequence ATGCAATTCGACGTCGTGACGCTGTTTCCGGAGATGGTAGACACAATCTCGCGGATGGGTGTTGTGGGTCGAGCGGTGTCCGACGGCTTGATTGGCGTGCGGTGTTGGAATCCCCGGGACTACACCCAGGACCTGCACCGGACCGTGGATGATCGTCCCTACGGTGGCGGCCCAGGGATGGTTTTAAAGGTCGAGCCGCTCAGGGCTGCTATAGACGCCGCGGTATTACAAGCGCCCGAGGGCAGCCCGGTGATTTATTTAAGCCCTCAGGGTGACCGACTCACGCAAGAGATGGCCGAAGAGTTGGCCGCACTTCCAGGGTTGGTTTTGATCGCCGGGCGTTACGAAGGGATCGATCAGCGAGTTATTGATTCGATGGTCGATCGAGAAGTCTCCGTTGGTGACTACGTCCTTAGTGGTGGTGAGTTGCCGGCGATGGTGGTCGTGGATTCGGTTGCCCGCTTGATACCCGGTGTACTGGGCGATACGGAATCTGCGAAGCGGGATTCTTTCTCAGAAGGGTTGTTGGATTTTCCACACTATACGCGGCCGGACGTACTTGATGTTGGAGCCGTTCCGGACGTATTGCTGAGTGGAGACCATGCCCGAATTGAACGTTGGCGATTGAAGCAGGCGCTTGGTCGGACTTGGTTGAGACGGCCGGATTTGCTGCAATCGATCCAGCTGGATGCGCAACAGCGGATGCTGCTGGATGAGTTTGTTACAGAGTTCGAACAGAATCAGTGCCGAGATGGCAATGAAGGAAATGGCGATGACTGA
- the rplS gene encoding 50S ribosomal protein L19 — protein sequence MTDIIREIEAEQMQREVPEFGPGDTVVVQVKVKEGERERLQAFEGVVIAKRNRGLNSSFTVRKVAHGEGVERVFQTYSPAIEGVEVKRRGDVRRAKLYYLRERQGKAARIKEKLSTKSNG from the coding sequence ATGACTGACATTATCCGTGAAATTGAAGCCGAGCAGATGCAACGTGAGGTGCCCGAATTCGGGCCCGGCGATACGGTGGTCGTGCAGGTTAAGGTGAAGGAAGGTGAACGTGAACGTCTCCAAGCCTTCGAAGGCGTTGTGATTGCCAAGCGTAACCGGGGATTGAACTCCTCGTTCACCGTGCGCAAGGTGGCGCATGGCGAAGGGGTGGAGCGGGTATTTCAGACCTACAGTCCGGCTATCGAAGGCGTTGAAGTTAAGCGCCGAGGTGATGTGCGTCGCGCCAAGCTTTACTACCTTCGCGAGCGGCAGGGTAAGGCGGCTCGTATTAAAGAGAAGCTCTCGACGAAGTCGAACGGCTAA
- the sppA gene encoding signal peptide peptidase SppA, producing the protein MAKRSGGLMRYVGKIMNVIDTVRRMLVNLVFLGILVFVLLTLRGDIGVSIPDGAALIVSPIGELVEQYEGDPSEYALRSFVGAAPRETRVRDLVWAIEQAKDDDRIRALVLQFGEFHGGHLSKLTVVADAIEKFKVSGKPVLSYGDAYYQDAYYLAAHADEVHLHPMGMVLLEGYGVFGKYFKDLLDNIDVKVNVFRVGEFKSAVEPFLRNDMSTEAREANEDWLGDLWTAYKTDVATMRSLAAQALQDYSDGFDALIANHQGDTASLAQNYGLVTRISDRPAFRERMIDLVGENGAGGYAHVFSEDYLFARRREVSAPAQPAEIGVVVVAGAIVDGEPMPGSVSGDRIAEQIREARRDETIRAIVLRVDSPGGSAFASEVIRRELALTREAGKPVVVSMGSVAASGGYWIATASDQIWASPVTITGSIGVFGVIPTYEGTLAKLGIYSDGVGTTRLAGGLRLDRDLEPQLARSIQQMVEGTYREFLKHISDARQMTPEAIDKIARGRVWSGQDAAELGLVDAMGELPDALDAAAELAGLGDDYTHRYIAPDRQVYEVLFDQMRSGVLIDEIRRLAKHILLDATQVTTLIPTVWQLADPKGIYAYCDCDPG; encoded by the coding sequence ATGGCGAAACGTAGCGGTGGGCTGATGCGATACGTGGGCAAGATCATGAACGTGATCGATACCGTGCGCCGGATGCTTGTTAATCTGGTGTTTCTCGGCATATTGGTGTTTGTGTTGCTCACCCTACGAGGCGACATCGGTGTATCCATTCCCGACGGCGCTGCCTTGATTGTCTCGCCCATTGGTGAGTTGGTCGAACAGTATGAGGGTGATCCGAGCGAATACGCCTTGCGGTCTTTTGTCGGCGCGGCTCCTCGCGAAACGCGCGTCCGGGATTTGGTATGGGCAATTGAACAGGCCAAAGACGATGATCGGATCAGGGCGCTGGTGTTGCAGTTTGGCGAGTTCCACGGCGGACATTTGTCCAAGTTAACTGTCGTGGCGGATGCCATCGAGAAGTTTAAAGTCAGCGGGAAACCCGTTCTCAGCTACGGCGATGCGTACTATCAAGACGCCTATTATCTTGCTGCCCATGCCGATGAAGTTCACCTTCACCCGATGGGTATGGTGTTGCTCGAAGGCTATGGCGTATTTGGTAAATACTTTAAGGATTTGCTCGATAATATTGACGTAAAAGTTAATGTGTTTCGCGTAGGCGAGTTCAAGTCCGCCGTGGAGCCATTCTTGCGCAACGATATGTCAACCGAGGCCCGCGAAGCGAATGAGGACTGGCTCGGCGATCTGTGGACGGCGTACAAAACCGACGTTGCGACGATGCGTTCGCTCGCTGCGCAGGCGCTGCAGGACTACTCCGATGGGTTTGATGCGTTGATTGCGAATCATCAGGGCGATACGGCGTCGTTGGCTCAAAATTATGGTCTGGTGACCCGGATATCCGATCGACCTGCGTTCCGGGAACGGATGATCGACCTGGTAGGTGAGAATGGTGCGGGCGGTTACGCCCACGTTTTCAGTGAGGATTACCTGTTCGCTCGCCGGAGAGAAGTGAGTGCCCCCGCGCAGCCGGCGGAGATTGGGGTGGTGGTTGTTGCTGGCGCGATCGTCGATGGCGAGCCCATGCCCGGATCGGTCAGCGGCGATCGGATCGCTGAACAAATCCGGGAGGCGCGACGCGACGAGACGATTCGCGCCATCGTGTTGCGCGTGGATAGTCCCGGTGGGAGTGCCTTTGCCTCCGAGGTGATTCGGCGAGAGTTGGCACTCACGCGAGAGGCGGGAAAACCGGTCGTGGTGTCGATGGGCAGCGTCGCTGCTTCCGGCGGTTATTGGATAGCCACCGCTTCGGATCAGATTTGGGCATCTCCGGTTACCATCACCGGTTCGATCGGTGTTTTTGGTGTGATCCCGACTTACGAGGGCACGCTGGCAAAACTGGGTATTTACTCCGACGGCGTGGGGACAACACGACTGGCCGGTGGATTGCGCCTGGATCGAGATCTAGAGCCCCAGTTGGCCCGTTCTATTCAGCAGATGGTGGAAGGAACCTACCGCGAGTTTCTAAAGCACATAAGCGATGCGCGCCAGATGACACCGGAGGCCATCGACAAGATCGCGCGTGGCAGAGTGTGGAGTGGTCAGGACGCTGCGGAGCTGGGTTTGGTGGATGCGATGGGTGAGTTGCCTGACGCGTTGGATGCAGCGGCGGAGTTGGCGGGGCTGGGTGACGACTACACCCATCGCTATATCGCCCCGGATCGCCAAGTGTATGAAGTGTTGTTCGATCAGATGCGAAGTGGTGTGTTGATCGATGAGATCCGCCGGCTTGCGAAACATATTTTACTTGACGCCACTCAGGTCACGACCTTGATACCTACCGTGTGGCAACTTGCCGATCCGAAGGGGATCTACGCTTACTGTGACTGTGATCCCGGTTGA
- a CDS encoding class II glutamine amidotransferase, with product MCELLGMSANVPTDIVFSFSGLIRRGGATGPHSDGWGIAFYEGRGCRAFHDPVAGANSEIAELVRHYPIKSRTVISHIRKANRGRVCLENTHPFLRELWGRTWCFAHNGQLSGIKKLPLEYFHPVGTSDSEFAFCWLLDRLRRRFGATPPSQGKLTAVIRDCLVELSDYGVFNVLLSDSRQLLVHCSTRLTWITREAPFGRARLVDSDMAVDFSQLTSPGDVVSVIATDPLTHDERWTPMSPGESLVFRAGRPHKIPTTRP from the coding sequence ATGTGTGAGTTGCTCGGTATGAGCGCCAACGTACCAACGGATATCGTATTCAGTTTCAGCGGATTGATTCGTCGCGGGGGTGCTACGGGCCCCCACAGCGATGGCTGGGGAATCGCGTTCTACGAAGGTCGGGGCTGCCGAGCGTTTCATGATCCCGTTGCCGGTGCGAATTCCGAAATCGCCGAACTGGTTCGTCATTATCCCATCAAAAGCCGGACTGTGATTAGTCATATCAGGAAGGCTAATCGAGGTCGGGTGTGTCTGGAAAATACCCATCCTTTTCTGCGGGAGCTATGGGGGCGCACATGGTGTTTTGCTCACAATGGCCAGTTATCGGGTATCAAAAAACTGCCGTTGGAGTATTTTCACCCCGTTGGTACAAGCGACAGTGAGTTCGCATTCTGCTGGTTGCTGGATAGATTACGGCGACGCTTTGGCGCGACACCCCCCAGTCAAGGAAAATTAACCGCCGTGATTCGTGACTGCCTTGTCGAGCTCAGTGATTATGGGGTATTTAACGTGTTGCTTAGCGACTCACGGCAATTGCTTGTGCATTGCAGTACACGTTTGACATGGATCACCCGCGAAGCGCCCTTTGGTCGGGCCCGTTTGGTGGATTCGGACATGGCGGTGGATTTTAGCCAGCTTACCTCGCCCGGTGACGTAGTCAGCGTGATCGCCACAGATCCATTGACGCACGACGAGCGTTGGACCCCGATGTCGCCCGGCGAGAGCTTGGTTTTTCGGGCGGGACGCCCGCACAAAATTCCTACGACGAGGCCCTAG